The proteins below are encoded in one region of Ferruginibacter lapsinanis:
- a CDS encoding SRPBCC family protein, with protein MKILLLRILIIVIVIIILLLVIGLFSKKDYSVESEISIKRSKLEVFEYIKLLKNQNNYSKWALMDPNMKKEYTGIDGVRGFKSAWESNMKEVGQGVQEIVKVTEGERVDFALHFIKPFDGMADSYMTVDPVTPSETKVKWGFHSKMKYPMNILLMFMNMDKVIGKDLNTGLNNLKNLLEKK; from the coding sequence ATGAAAATATTGTTATTGAGGATTCTGATCATCGTTATTGTGATAATAATATTACTCTTGGTCATAGGATTGTTTTCTAAAAAAGATTACAGTGTTGAGAGTGAAATAAGTATCAAAAGGTCAAAATTGGAAGTGTTTGAGTATATAAAATTATTAAAGAACCAAAATAACTACAGTAAATGGGCTTTAATGGATCCTAATATGAAAAAGGAATATACAGGGATTGATGGAGTAAGGGGATTTAAATCTGCATGGGAAAGTAATATGAAAGAAGTAGGGCAAGGGGTACAGGAAATTGTAAAAGTGACAGAAGGAGAAAGAGTTGATTTTGCATTACATTTCATCAAGCCATTCGATGGAATGGCAGATTCTTATATGACGGTTGATCCGGTAACACCATCAGAAACAAAAGTAAAATGGGGGTTTCATAGTAAAATGAAGTATCCGATGAATATATTATTAATGTTCATGAATATGGATAAAGTGATCGGTAAGGATTTGAATACCGGACTAAATAATTTGAAGAACTTATTGGAAAAAAAATAA
- a CDS encoding nucleoside recognition domain-containing protein has product MALSRIWSAFIIIAILAASFTCIFSEGGNTVFNKMVVGKAGDTTQTRIYDSSTVPSTVLNSLGANKEFKKGEQKITKTPDNKYLTYKEQTADGIIETCKGAVNICIGLIGIMTLFMGFMSIAEKAGGINLLSRIIGPFFSKIFPELPKGHPAMGHMMMNFSANLLGLDNAATPFGIKAMESLQEINPDKTRASNSQIMFLCLHASGLTLIPVSIIALRASTKAVNPTDIFIPCMIATFVATMAAMFIVSIKQKINVFTPVIMGWVLGISAIIALLVLYIKSLQYTEVQTFSGLLSNGLILFIFLAIIAGGIYKKIDIFSSFIDGAKGGFETAVKIIPYLVGMLVAISLLRNSGVFDVLINGMKTMFAAMGADTRFVDGLPTALIKPFSGGGARGMMVDTMKAYGADSFAGRLSCILQGSSDTTFYVVAVYFGAVSIKNTRYAVGAMLLADLVGIITSIILCYLFFG; this is encoded by the coding sequence ATGGCATTAAGCAGGATATGGAGTGCGTTCATTATTATTGCAATTCTTGCAGCATCATTTACTTGTATTTTCTCTGAAGGTGGTAATACAGTTTTTAATAAGATGGTAGTGGGTAAGGCAGGAGATACCACACAAACTAGAATATATGACAGCAGTACTGTGCCTTCAACAGTTTTAAACTCATTGGGAGCGAATAAAGAATTCAAAAAGGGCGAGCAAAAGATCACCAAAACTCCTGACAATAAATACCTGACCTATAAAGAACAAACGGCAGACGGGATCATCGAAACCTGTAAAGGTGCGGTGAATATTTGTATCGGCTTAATTGGTATCATGACTTTGTTTATGGGCTTTATGAGCATTGCAGAAAAAGCAGGAGGGATCAATTTACTATCTAGGATCATTGGGCCATTCTTTTCTAAAATATTTCCTGAACTGCCTAAAGGGCATCCGGCAATGGGGCATATGATGATGAATTTTTCTGCTAATTTATTAGGGTTGGATAATGCAGCCACTCCATTTGGTATAAAGGCAATGGAAAGTTTACAGGAGATCAATCCGGATAAAACGAGGGCATCTAATTCACAGATCATGTTCTTATGTTTGCATGCATCCGGATTAACGTTGATACCTGTAAGCATCATCGCATTAAGAGCATCTACCAAAGCCGTTAATCCTACAGATATTTTTATTCCTTGTATGATCGCCACCTTTGTTGCAACCATGGCAGCGATGTTCATAGTTTCTATCAAACAAAAAATAAATGTATTTACACCGGTGATAATGGGATGGGTGTTAGGAATATCTGCTATCATTGCATTATTGGTGCTTTACATAAAATCATTGCAGTACACAGAAGTACAAACCTTCTCAGGGTTGCTAAGCAATGGGTTGATACTATTTATTTTTCTTGCAATTATTGCCGGAGGTATCTATAAAAAAATAGATATTTTTTCTTCCTTTATTGATGGTGCAAAAGGTGGTTTTGAAACAGCTGTCAAGATCATTCCATATTTAGTTGGGATGTTAGTGGCAATTAGTTTACTTAGAAATAGTGGCGTGTTTGATGTATTGATCAATGGGATGAAAACAATGTTTGCTGCAATGGGTGCAGATACTCGTTTTGTAGATGGATTACCAACTGCATTGATAAAACCTTTTAGTGGTGGAGGCGCAAGAGGTATGATGGTAGATACAATGAAAGCATATGGCGCTGATTCTTTTGCAGGAAGATTGAGTTGCATTTTACAGGGCTCTTCCGATACAACGTTTTATGTTGTTGCTGTTTACTTCGGGGCTGTATCAATAAAAAATACAAGATATGCAGTAGGAGCAATGTTACTGGCAGACCTGGTAGGCATTATTACTTCGATAATTTTGTGCTATCTGTTTTTTGGATAA